In the Pungitius pungitius chromosome 5, fPunPun2.1, whole genome shotgun sequence genome, one interval contains:
- the bnip3la gene encoding BCL2 interacting protein 3 like a, whose amino-acid sequence MSTAAAQQNNNEEPELHGSWVELELNGNTGTQGVQASLPETSAADQINANDGMSQTLQTLEGVPESDETLIGGLEHVPSSSSIHNGDMEKILLDAQHESSQSSSSCDSPHRPPSPDQDEGQITFDVEMPSPRDSQSDDDSAEKYRDEDILMNKEVDWVADWSSRPENVPPKEFHFRHPRRSVSLSMRKTGVMKKGGIFSTEFLKVFIPSLLISHILALGLGVYIGKRIATASTSSY is encoded by the exons ATGTCCACCGCTGCTGCCCAACAAAACAATAACGAGGAGCCCGAGCTTCACG GCTCTTGGGTAGAGCTGGAGCTGAACGGGAACACGGGCACGCAGGGCGTGCAGGCCAGTCTTCCAGAGACATCCGCTGCGGACCAAATAAACGCAAATGATGGCATGAGTCAAACTCTGCAGACCTTGGAAGGGGTGCCCGAGAGTGATGAAACCCTGATTGGAGGACTAGAGCATgtgccctcgtcctcctcgatCCACAATGGAGATATGGAAAAGATTCTCCTGGATGCACAACATGAATCCAGCCAGAGCAGTTCCTCCTGTGATAG TCCTCACAGGCCACCAAGTCCAGATCAGGATGAGGGTCAGATAACCTTTGATGTGGAGATGCCCAGCCCAAGAGACagtcag TCAGATGACGATAGTGCAGAGAAGTACAGGGATGAAGACATCCTAATGAACAAAGAAGTAGACTGGGTCGCCGACTGGTCCAGCAGACCAGAAAACGTTCCACCGAA GGAGTTCCACTTCCGGCACCCGCGGCGTTCCGTATCTCTCAGTATGAGAAAGACTGGGGTCATGAAGAAAGGTGGCATCTTCTCTACTGAATTCCTCAAAGTCTTCATCCCTTCCTTACTCATCTCACACATTCTCGCTCTTGGCCTCGG GGTGTATATTGGCAAAAGAATTGCCACAGCCTCCACCAGCTCTTACTGA